A region from the uncultured Macellibacteroides sp. genome encodes:
- a CDS encoding flavin reductase family protein, producing the protein MKQDWKPGTMIYPLPAVMISCGSEPSEYNILTVGWVGTICTNPAMCYISVRPERHSYPILKKNMEFVINLTTCGMAYATDWCGVTSGKDHNKFAEMNLTPGKSKMVSAPIIEESPLCIECRVKEVVSLGSHDMFIADVVNVQADDAYLDPETGAFDMQKADLLAYSHGKYYGLGEFIGKFGWSVKKKK; encoded by the coding sequence ATGAAGCAAGACTGGAAGCCCGGAACAATGATTTATCCGCTTCCTGCGGTAATGATTAGTTGCGGCAGCGAGCCTTCGGAGTACAATATTTTAACGGTTGGCTGGGTAGGTACAATCTGTACCAATCCAGCCATGTGTTATATTTCAGTAAGACCAGAACGGCATTCGTATCCTATTCTAAAAAAGAATATGGAGTTTGTTATTAATCTTACTACCTGCGGTATGGCCTATGCCACAGATTGGTGTGGCGTTACTTCGGGGAAAGACCATAACAAATTTGCCGAAATGAACCTTACTCCGGGTAAATCTAAAATGGTTAGTGCTCCTATAATCGAAGAATCCCCTTTATGTATAGAATGCCGTGTTAAGGAAGTAGTTAGTTTGGGAAGTCATGATATGTTTATTGCTGATGTGGTAAATGTGCAGGCCGACGATGCTTATCTTGATCCTGAAACGGGGGCATTTGATATGCAAAAGGCCGATTTACTTGCCTATTCTCACGGAAAATATTATGGTTTGGGAGAGTTTATCGGAAAATTTGGTTGGTCCGTAAAAAAGAAAAAATAA
- a CDS encoding HAD-IIIA family hydrolase → MSSINYDLKKIKGFIFDVDGVLSRDVIPLHPNGDPMRTVNIKDGYALQLAVKKGYQVAIITGGYTESVKMRFDRLGVKYIYMRSSVKMKDYADFMEQTGLNPEEVLYAGDDIPDYEVMKLVGLPVAPADAAPEIKQIARYISSRNGGEGIARDVIEQTMKMQGTWFDGEAFGW, encoded by the coding sequence ATGAGTAGTATAAATTATGATTTAAAGAAAATAAAAGGCTTTATCTTTGATGTAGACGGAGTTCTTTCGCGCGATGTAATTCCTTTGCACCCCAACGGAGATCCCATGCGAACCGTGAATATCAAAGACGGATATGCTTTGCAGCTTGCTGTGAAAAAAGGGTATCAGGTAGCTATAATTACCGGAGGGTATACGGAGTCGGTGAAGATGCGTTTTGACAGATTGGGTGTAAAATATATTTACATGCGAAGTTCTGTAAAGATGAAAGATTATGCTGATTTTATGGAACAAACAGGTTTAAACCCCGAAGAGGTTTTGTATGCAGGGGATGATATTCCCGATTACGAAGTAATGAAGCTGGTAGGTCTACCGGTTGCTCCAGCTGATGCAGCTCCTGAAATTAAACAAATAGCCCGCTATATTTCTTCCAGAAACGGAGGAGAAGGAATAGCCCGCGATGTTATTGAACAAACAATGAAAATGCAGGGTACCTGGTTCGACGGTGAAGCGTTCGGCTGGTAA
- a CDS encoding nitroreductase family protein yields MESFAELIKRRRSIRKFKNQLLSPEQVESLLKAALMAPSSKRSNSWQFVLVEDKEMLQKLAACKKNGASFLESAALAIVVLANPMESDVWIEDASVASIFIQLQAEDLRLGSCWCQVRNRETVSDGDSAQYVRDLLDIPYQLEVLSIIGVGYKDQERKAFDESNLQWEKIHIGKYTLPTEPDSAEQ; encoded by the coding sequence ATGGAGAGCTTTGCCGAACTGATTAAAAGAAGAAGAAGTATTAGAAAGTTTAAAAACCAGCTGCTTAGCCCGGAACAGGTTGAGTCTTTATTAAAAGCTGCATTAATGGCTCCCTCTTCCAAGCGAAGCAATTCCTGGCAATTTGTGCTTGTGGAAGATAAAGAAATGCTGCAAAAGCTGGCCGCGTGTAAAAAAAATGGTGCCTCATTTCTTGAATCTGCTGCTCTTGCCATAGTTGTACTTGCTAATCCAATGGAAAGTGATGTGTGGATAGAAGATGCTTCTGTTGCGTCCATATTTATTCAGTTACAGGCTGAAGACCTTAGATTAGGAAGTTGCTGGTGTCAGGTGCGTAACCGTGAAACTGTAAGTGATGGTGATTCTGCCCAATATGTAAGAGATTTGCTTGATATTCCTTATCAGCTTGAAGTTCTTTCTATAATTGGTGTGGGATACAAGGACCAGGAAAGAAAGGCTTTTGATGAATCTAATCTCCAGTGGGAAAAGATTCATATCGGAAAATATACGTTGCCAACCGAACCAGATTCCGCGGAGCAATGA
- a CDS encoding porin family protein: MNKVCLLLLLSFFAFTLQSQVKNEKQKEFNFGLNLGFNASFPIVNSLTIDGVEAENVNLQYKVGYLVSAFCRINMNRFFIQPGVSLHHSEGNINYSLPDDLLLTDFKSAVPYSSERLNISTYSIEAPVLIGFNLVKEYPYSLSFQAGPKIKYTYSSEYTPGVNPESFELINENSPYGVNAMAGVSFSIWRMFFDFYYEYGITQTTTDFKNQLSPLPYQNTMQLENRTNKMSFSFGVLF; the protein is encoded by the coding sequence ATGAACAAAGTCTGCCTTTTATTGCTATTGTCTTTTTTTGCTTTTACGCTTCAGTCGCAAGTTAAAAATGAAAAGCAAAAGGAATTTAATTTCGGGTTGAATTTAGGATTCAATGCGTCGTTTCCTATTGTAAATTCTTTAACTATCGATGGTGTAGAGGCGGAAAATGTTAATTTGCAATATAAAGTAGGCTATCTTGTATCTGCATTTTGCCGGATAAACATGAATCGATTTTTTATTCAGCCGGGAGTATCGCTGCATCATTCAGAAGGAAATATTAACTATTCACTGCCGGATGATCTACTACTCACCGATTTCAAATCGGCAGTTCCATATTCCTCTGAAAGGTTGAATATCTCAACATACTCTATTGAAGCGCCTGTCCTAATTGGATTTAATCTTGTGAAAGAATATCCATATAGTCTTAGCTTTCAGGCAGGACCGAAAATCAAGTACACCTATTCGTCGGAGTACACTCCAGGTGTTAATCCCGAATCATTCGAACTGATAAATGAAAACTCGCCCTATGGCGTAAATGCCATGGCGGGAGTCTCCTTTAGCATTTGGCGCATGTTTTTCGATTTTTATTATGAATATGGGATTACTCAAACTACTACTGATTTCAAAAATCAGCTGTCCCCATTGCCTTACCAAAACACCATGCAACTTGAGAATCGAACAAATAAGATGAGCTTCTCCTTTGGTGTTTTGTTCTGA
- a CDS encoding Maf-like protein: MLSNLDKYKIVLASNSPRRKELLAGLDIAFEVKLNGDVDESYPDGLSPEEIPVYVAQRKADAYAPFLEKDELLITADTIVWTFEEVLGKPKDRQDAIDMLSKLSNRVHEVITGVCIVTKNKKTSFAVSSAVSFGFLEPSDIEYYVDKYKPYDKAGSYGIQEWIGYVGAEAINGSFFNVMGLPVQRLYRELKAF; this comes from the coding sequence ATGTTGTCCAATCTTGATAAGTATAAAATTGTTTTAGCTTCCAATTCGCCCAGAAGGAAAGAACTTTTGGCTGGTTTAGATATTGCCTTCGAAGTAAAGTTAAACGGCGACGTTGATGAATCGTATCCCGACGGTCTTTCACCGGAAGAGATTCCAGTGTATGTTGCACAAAGAAAGGCTGATGCGTATGCTCCTTTTCTGGAAAAGGATGAATTGCTGATTACGGCAGATACGATAGTCTGGACTTTCGAAGAAGTACTGGGAAAACCCAAAGACAGACAGGATGCCATCGACATGCTTTCGAAGCTTTCAAACAGAGTGCACGAGGTAATAACCGGAGTTTGTATTGTGACTAAGAATAAAAAGACTTCTTTCGCTGTCTCGTCGGCCGTTAGCTTTGGCTTTCTGGAGCCTTCAGATATAGAATATTACGTTGATAAATACAAACCGTACGATAAAGCAGGTTCTTACGGGATTCAGGAGTGGATTGGCTATGTAGGGGCTGAAGCGATAAATGGTTCTTTCTTTAATGTAATGGGGTTACCGGTGCAACGGCTCTATCGTGAACTTAAAGCATTTTAA
- the pyrB gene encoding aspartate carbamoyltransferase, whose protein sequence is MKSKSLVSIDQCSKEDILRILDNARKFEENPNRNLLEGKVAATLFFEPSTRTRLSFETAINRLGGKVIGFQDASTTSSSKGETLKDTILMVSNYADLIVMRHHLEGAAKYASEVTDISIINAGDGANQHPSQTMLDLYSIQKTQGKLTDLTITMVGDLKYGRTVHSLISGMSHFNPTFHFVAPDELRMPDEYKLFCDKHNIKYYEHTAFSEEVINESDILYMTRVQRERFTDLEEYQKVKNVYILKKKMLDNSRENLRVLHPLPRVNEIAYDVDDSPKAYFIQQARNGLFARQAIICEVLGITL, encoded by the coding sequence ATGAAGAGTAAAAGTTTAGTTTCGATCGATCAATGTTCTAAAGAGGACATTCTTCGGATTCTGGATAATGCCAGGAAGTTTGAGGAGAATCCAAACCGGAATTTATTAGAAGGTAAAGTAGCAGCCACCCTGTTTTTCGAGCCTTCAACCCGTACCCGGTTAAGTTTCGAAACCGCCATTAACCGTTTGGGGGGTAAAGTGATTGGATTTCAGGATGCTTCCACTACTAGTTCGTCAAAAGGGGAGACCCTTAAAGACACTATTCTGATGGTAAGTAATTATGCAGATTTAATAGTGATGAGGCATCATCTTGAAGGAGCAGCCAAGTATGCTTCCGAAGTAACGGATATTTCTATTATCAATGCGGGCGACGGGGCAAATCAGCATCCTTCGCAAACTATGCTTGATTTGTATTCCATTCAAAAAACGCAGGGAAAACTTACAGATCTTACCATTACAATGGTGGGCGACTTAAAGTATGGTCGTACGGTGCATTCGCTGATCAGTGGAATGTCTCACTTTAATCCTACTTTTCATTTTGTGGCGCCAGACGAGTTACGTATGCCAGACGAATATAAATTGTTCTGTGATAAACACAACATTAAATATTATGAGCATACCGCATTCTCGGAAGAAGTAATCAACGAATCGGATATATTGTATATGACCCGGGTACAGCGTGAACGTTTTACAGATCTGGAAGAATATCAAAAGGTGAAAAACGTTTATATATTGAAAAAGAAGATGCTTGATAACAGTCGTGAGAATCTTCGCGTACTTCATCCGCTGCCCCGTGTAAATGAAATTGCATATGATGTGGATGATAGTCCAAAAGCTTATTTTATTCAGCAAGCCCGAAATGGACTTTTTGCCCGTCAGGCTATTATTTGCGAAGTGTTAGGTATTACTTTATAA
- a CDS encoding transglycosylase domain-containing protein — MTSNTRKKIIIGFWVLYAAAAGIAVLLFIAIANGSIGYMPPVEQLENPIDKYASQIISSDGKTLGSYAHSKDNRLFVNYKDLSPELVNALIATEDKRFTDHSGIDVAGLFRAVVKRGILMQKSGGGGSTITQQLAKQLFSPSADNFVERLFQKPIEWVIAVQLERFYTKEEIVNMYLNKFDFLYNAVGIQSAARVYFGSTPKSLKIEEAATLVGMCKNPSYYNPIRHSDRTKGRRNVVLDQMYKADYITKQERDSLSSLPLKVKFTPMDHKEGLAPYFREYLRMTLTAKKPKRSNYADWQSQKYSEDSLAWETNPLYGWCSKNKKPDGEFYNLYSDGLRIYTTIDSRMQKYAEDAVKEHVGGSLQPMFFQEKAKRAYAPFSRDLRLGQVDTILTRAMQQTDRYRALKAEGLDMDEIKLAFKKPEEMRVFSWNGPIDTIMSPWDSIRYHKSFLRSAFMAMDPHNGHVKAYVGGIDYNDFQYDMVNGGRRQIGSTMKPFLYSLAMIDGFTPCDEMLHVQQQLRDENGNLWIPRNAGAKRVGETVTIKWGLQNSSNWVTAYLMSQLSPYTFVRLLHSFGLKNYIDPVISVCLGTPDVSVGEMVTGYTTFANKGIRVDPVYVTRIEDQFGNTIASFTPTMSEVLTEEASYKMLYMLRSVVDGGTASRLRYRYNITAQMGGKTGTTQNNSDGWFMGFTPSLVAGCWVGGEDRSIHFDRLNEGQGASMALPIYGLFMQKVYADKSLGYMENENFEIPSIYSNPCGKPVSEENNNTPEKSEGIDDIFK; from the coding sequence ATGACATCAAACACTCGTAAAAAGATTATTATTGGTTTTTGGGTATTATATGCAGCCGCAGCAGGTATCGCAGTATTGCTTTTTATAGCCATAGCCAATGGTTCGATAGGTTATATGCCTCCTGTTGAACAGTTGGAAAATCCAATCGACAAGTATGCTTCACAAATTATTTCCTCAGATGGAAAAACACTGGGGAGCTATGCGCACAGTAAAGACAACCGTTTATTTGTAAACTATAAGGATTTGTCTCCGGAGCTGGTAAATGCCCTTATTGCAACCGAGGATAAACGATTTACCGATCATTCCGGAATCGATGTCGCGGGACTATTCCGCGCTGTTGTGAAGAGAGGTATATTAATGCAGAAAAGTGGCGGAGGTGGTAGTACAATTACCCAGCAGCTAGCCAAACAGCTCTTTTCGCCCAGCGCTGATAATTTTGTTGAACGATTGTTTCAGAAACCCATCGAGTGGGTAATTGCGGTACAACTTGAGCGCTTCTATACAAAAGAAGAAATCGTCAACATGTACCTTAATAAATTCGATTTCTTATACAATGCCGTAGGTATTCAATCGGCTGCCCGGGTTTACTTCGGCAGTACGCCCAAATCACTTAAGATAGAAGAAGCAGCCACGTTGGTTGGTATGTGTAAAAATCCATCTTACTATAATCCCATACGACATAGTGATCGGACCAAAGGCCGCAGAAATGTTGTTTTGGATCAGATGTACAAAGCCGATTATATTACCAAGCAAGAACGCGATTCTCTTTCTTCCTTGCCTTTAAAGGTAAAATTCACCCCAATGGATCACAAGGAAGGGCTTGCTCCTTATTTCCGAGAATACCTCCGGATGACCCTTACGGCTAAAAAGCCCAAGCGCAGCAATTATGCAGACTGGCAATCTCAAAAGTATTCCGAAGATTCATTAGCCTGGGAAACTAACCCGCTATACGGTTGGTGCAGTAAGAACAAGAAACCGGATGGTGAGTTTTATAATCTTTACAGTGATGGCCTGAGAATTTATACAACGATCGATTCTCGTATGCAAAAATATGCCGAAGATGCTGTAAAAGAACATGTAGGAGGTTCATTACAACCTATGTTTTTCCAGGAAAAAGCGAAAAGAGCCTATGCTCCTTTTTCCAGAGATTTAAGATTAGGTCAGGTAGATACGATTTTAACCAGAGCGATGCAACAAACTGACCGCTATCGCGCGCTAAAAGCCGAAGGGTTAGATATGGACGAAATCAAGCTGGCGTTTAAAAAGCCGGAAGAGATGCGCGTATTCAGCTGGAATGGTCCAATTGATACGATCATGTCGCCATGGGATTCTATCAGATATCATAAAAGTTTCCTTCGTAGTGCCTTTATGGCCATGGATCCACACAACGGACACGTGAAAGCCTATGTAGGAGGAATCGATTACAATGATTTTCAATACGACATGGTTAATGGAGGAAGACGCCAGATTGGTTCGACCATGAAGCCATTCCTCTACTCTCTGGCAATGATCGACGGCTTTACTCCTTGCGATGAAATGCTTCACGTACAACAGCAGCTTCGTGACGAAAATGGCAATTTGTGGATTCCACGAAACGCTGGTGCAAAACGCGTTGGCGAAACAGTAACCATTAAATGGGGTCTGCAAAACTCTTCCAACTGGGTAACAGCCTATCTGATGAGCCAGCTTTCGCCATACACTTTTGTACGCCTGCTCCATTCGTTCGGCTTAAAAAACTATATTGACCCTGTAATCTCTGTTTGTTTGGGCACGCCCGACGTATCTGTAGGAGAAATGGTAACAGGTTATACCACCTTTGCCAACAAAGGAATTCGGGTTGATCCGGTTTATGTAACCCGCATCGAGGATCAATTTGGCAATACGATTGCCAGCTTCACACCTACGATGAGCGAAGTCCTTACTGAAGAGGCTTCCTACAAGATGCTTTATATGCTTCGCAGTGTAGTTGACGGAGGAACAGCCAGCAGGTTGCGGTACCGCTATAATATTACGGCTCAAATGGGTGGTAAAACAGGAACGACACAAAACAACTCCGATGGTTGGTTTATGGGCTTTACTCCTAGTCTGGTAGCAGGTTGCTGGGTAGGTGGCGAAGACAGATCCATTCACTTTGACAGACTGAATGAAGGTCAGGGTGCCAGTATGGCGTTACCAATCTATGGGCTCTTTATGCAAAAGGTATACGCAGACAAGTCGTTGGGTTATATGGAGAACGAAAACTTTGAAATTCCATCTATCTATAGTAATCCATGTGGTAAGCCGGTATCTGAAGAAAACAACAATACCCCCGAAAAATCCGAGGGTATTGACGATATATTTAAATAA
- the pyrI gene encoding aspartate carbamoyltransferase regulatory subunit, with amino-acid sequence MSAQKKKELQVAALENGTAIDHIPPCQLFKVADMLNLKELKNTITIGNNFHSKKMGTKGIIKISDKFFEEDVINRIALIAPNVVLNIIRDYEVVEKKTVTLPDELVGLVKCNNPKCITNNEPMPTRFDVIDNESGTVKCRYCERKINKEDIIIL; translated from the coding sequence ATGTCAGCACAGAAAAAAAAAGAACTTCAGGTTGCCGCTTTGGAAAACGGAACCGCCATCGATCATATTCCTCCCTGTCAGCTATTTAAAGTAGCCGACATGTTAAACCTTAAGGAGCTGAAAAATACAATTACCATTGGTAATAATTTTCACAGTAAGAAGATGGGGACGAAAGGTATCATTAAAATCTCAGATAAGTTTTTCGAAGAAGATGTGATAAACCGCATCGCTTTGATCGCACCCAATGTAGTGCTTAACATTATTCGTGATTATGAGGTTGTAGAAAAGAAAACGGTTACACTTCCGGATGAACTGGTTGGTCTGGTAAAATGTAATAATCCCAAATGCATTACCAATAACGAACCAATGCCAACAAGATTTGATGTAATTGATAATGAATCGGGCACTGTAAAATGTCGTTACTGCGAAAGAAAAATAAATAAAGAAGACATAATAATTCTATGA
- a CDS encoding DUF2520 domain-containing protein, with product MRIVFIGAGNLATHLSLAMQKAGMDIVQVYSHTLGHARELAALLGCDFTNSMESIVGDADLYIFSVKDSVLPGLLKQLPRNKALWVHTAGSLPMDILSPFTSRYGVFYPLQTFSKNREVDFHIVPVFIEANSLQDESLLKSMAEKLTQKVVPLSSEKREHLHLAAVWACNFSNHMYLMASKLLQEQGLPQDLLLPLIDETAAKVHSLSAREAQTGPAIRYDENIIKKHIELLSDPDMKELYRLISRNIHKESGNE from the coding sequence ATGAGGATCGTATTTATAGGAGCAGGTAACCTGGCGACTCATCTTTCGCTTGCCATGCAAAAAGCAGGTATGGATATTGTTCAGGTGTATAGTCATACGCTTGGGCATGCCAGGGAATTAGCTGCTTTACTGGGCTGTGATTTTACAAATTCAATGGAATCTATTGTCGGGGATGCCGATTTATACATCTTTTCCGTAAAGGATTCTGTGTTGCCAGGCCTTCTTAAACAGCTTCCCCGCAACAAGGCTCTTTGGGTTCATACAGCCGGAAGTCTGCCTATGGATATTTTATCCCCTTTTACATCGCGGTATGGCGTTTTCTATCCCTTGCAGACTTTTAGCAAGAACAGGGAAGTCGATTTTCATATTGTTCCTGTTTTTATTGAAGCAAATTCACTTCAGGATGAATCCTTGCTAAAGAGTATGGCTGAAAAGCTGACCCAAAAGGTCGTTCCCCTTTCTTCCGAAAAGAGAGAGCATCTTCATTTGGCAGCTGTCTGGGCCTGTAATTTTTCGAATCACATGTACCTTATGGCTTCTAAGTTGCTTCAGGAACAGGGATTGCCACAAGATCTGCTATTACCTCTGATAGATGAAACGGCAGCAAAAGTTCATTCTCTTTCTGCCAGGGAAGCACAGACAGGTCCTGCGATCCGGTATGATGAAAATATAATTAAAAAACACATTGAGCTGTTGTCCGATCCGGATATGAAAGAGCTCTATAGGCTGATAAGCCGAAATATACATAAGGAGTCTGGCAATGAGTAG
- a CDS encoding carboxypeptidase-like regulatory domain-containing protein: MKIRAIAALLFILTSVNALAQGRIKITGYIRDADGNPLELVNIRIKNTLNGAMSNDKGFYSVSVSSGDSLTLIYSCLGYNKAERIIPKADRDMRINVQMNNTSLSLGDVTITAIRKQTTTMETLDANRIKFLPDPAGGSIESLVVTYAGVSASNELSSQYSVRGGSYDENIVYVNGIEVFRPLLIRSGQQEGLSFINPDLTESVNFAAGGFEARYGDKMSSVLDISYKKPKTLEGSASLSFLGANAYVGSSIGKLTQVTGIRYKTNQFLLNTMDTDAEFNPSFLDLQSYITYQFSPKWEMNFLGNVSVNNYKFTPFTRETSFGTTAMIKKFKVYFDGREQDKFETLFGALTLKNKPNDHTELGIQTAAFTSKEEETYDISGEYWLNDLGDETGSTEDVTSALGVGTYHEHARNRLRSNIITFGHYGESKLKNNTVKWGINLQLEKIKDRIGEWEKRDSSGFSLPHTGTEVNLISNLYSNNKLESNRISGYLQDSYKFRTRQGLFTLVGGIRGSYWSFNKEFIISPRASIGFIPNFNQDLTFRLATGVYYQSPFYKEVRVTGQDDRGNDIVTLNEDLKSQRSIHFILGGDYTFRAADRNFKITTELYYKKLDDLVPYTVDNVKIRYYGENCAKGHAMGIDVKFFGEFVPGTDSWLSFSLMKAEQIIRNTVTVPMPNSQGYNVSLFFQDYFPGYKKVKLNLKGVLAGGLPLTAPRKGYEDGFFRMSPYKRVDIGLSYQIAGETEDIMQRGFMKNIKNIWIGVDVFNILDIKNVSSYYWVTDIYNQQYAVPNYLTGRQLSLRLIADF, encoded by the coding sequence ATGAAAATTCGTGCGATTGCAGCACTGCTATTTATACTAACTTCCGTAAATGCGCTTGCACAGGGGCGGATCAAGATAACAGGTTACATACGTGATGCGGATGGTAACCCTCTTGAATTGGTTAATATCAGGATAAAAAACACCCTTAACGGAGCTATGAGCAACGATAAAGGTTTTTATTCCGTTAGTGTATCGTCGGGAGACTCACTGACTCTTATCTACTCTTGCCTGGGTTATAATAAAGCGGAACGGATCATACCTAAAGCCGATAGGGATATGCGAATTAATGTGCAGATGAACAACACCTCGCTCTCCCTTGGTGATGTAACGATCACTGCTATCCGCAAACAAACCACAACGATGGAAACACTTGATGCCAACCGCATTAAGTTTCTCCCCGACCCTGCCGGAGGCAGCATCGAATCATTGGTTGTAACCTACGCCGGAGTTTCCGCCAGCAATGAACTTAGCTCTCAATACTCAGTCAGGGGAGGAAGTTACGACGAAAACATTGTGTATGTAAATGGCATCGAAGTATTCAGGCCTCTGCTTATACGATCAGGTCAACAGGAAGGACTTAGTTTTATCAATCCCGATTTAACAGAGTCTGTCAACTTTGCTGCCGGAGGTTTTGAAGCTCGTTATGGAGATAAAATGAGTTCGGTCCTGGATATCAGCTACAAAAAACCGAAAACCCTTGAAGGATCGGCGTCCCTGAGTTTTCTGGGAGCCAATGCCTACGTGGGAAGCAGTATTGGCAAACTTACCCAGGTTACCGGTATACGTTACAAGACCAATCAGTTCCTGTTAAACACAATGGATACGGATGCCGAGTTTAATCCTTCATTCCTGGATTTACAGTCTTATATTACCTACCAGTTTTCACCGAAATGGGAAATGAACTTTTTGGGGAATGTTTCAGTAAACAACTATAAATTTACCCCTTTCACCAGAGAAACATCATTTGGTACCACGGCAATGATAAAGAAATTCAAGGTTTATTTCGACGGAAGAGAACAAGATAAATTTGAAACGCTCTTCGGGGCACTGACACTAAAAAACAAACCGAACGACCATACTGAACTTGGAATACAAACAGCTGCTTTTACCAGCAAAGAGGAAGAAACCTACGACATATCGGGCGAGTACTGGTTAAATGATTTAGGAGATGAAACCGGATCGACGGAAGACGTTACCTCGGCTCTTGGAGTAGGCACTTATCACGAGCATGCCCGGAACAGGCTTCGGTCCAATATCATTACATTCGGGCATTATGGTGAAAGCAAATTAAAAAACAACACCGTAAAGTGGGGAATCAATCTTCAGTTAGAAAAAATCAAAGATCGCATCGGCGAATGGGAAAAGAGAGATTCCTCGGGGTTCTCGTTACCACATACTGGCACTGAGGTAAATCTTATCTCCAATCTGTATTCAAACAATAAGTTGGAAAGCAACAGGATTTCGGGTTACTTGCAGGATTCCTATAAATTTCGGACAAGGCAAGGGCTTTTTACGCTGGTTGGCGGTATCAGAGGCAGCTATTGGAGCTTTAATAAAGAATTTATCATCAGTCCCCGGGCCTCTATTGGTTTTATACCTAATTTCAATCAGGATCTGACCTTTCGCCTGGCCACCGGAGTCTATTATCAGTCTCCATTTTATAAAGAAGTCCGGGTTACTGGACAAGACGACCGGGGAAACGACATCGTAACATTAAACGAAGATCTTAAATCCCAACGTTCTATCCATTTCATTCTGGGCGGGGATTATACTTTTAGGGCAGCCGACCGAAACTTTAAGATCACCACCGAGCTTTATTACAAAAAGCTAGACGACCTGGTCCCTTACACGGTCGACAACGTGAAGATAAGATATTACGGAGAAAACTGTGCTAAAGGACATGCCATGGGTATTGATGTTAAATTTTTCGGCGAATTTGTTCCCGGAACAGACTCATGGTTGAGTTTTTCCCTTATGAAAGCCGAACAAATCATCCGAAATACAGTTACAGTACCCATGCCCAACAGTCAGGGATACAATGTATCTCTCTTTTTCCAGGACTACTTTCCCGGGTACAAAAAAGTTAAACTCAACCTGAAAGGTGTTTTAGCCGGCGGACTACCTCTTACCGCTCCCCGAAAAGGGTACGAAGATGGTTTCTTTCGTATGTCGCCCTACAAAAGAGTTGACATTGGACTATCTTACCAGATTGCAGGCGAAACAGAAGATATTATGCAACGCGGATTTATGAAAAATATTAAAAACATCTGGATAGGGGTCGATGTTTTTAATATACTCGATATTAAAAATGTAAGTTCCTATTACTGGGTTACCGACATCTATAATCAGCAATACGCTGTACCTAATTATCTTACGGGAAGACAACTTAGTCTGAGGTTAATTGCCGATTTCTAA